In Solidesulfovibrio sp., a single window of DNA contains:
- the cobT gene encoding nicotinate-nucleotide--dimethylbenzimidazole phosphoribosyltransferase, translating to MFASLDEVCAAIAPVDAGLFPAAQAHLDNLTKPRGSLGRLEEVAARLFAIGGGKPPGVDPARVYVCAGDHGVAAEGVSLFPQAVTRQMVANFLAGGAGINVLADTAGIDLRVVDAGCLGEPFAPHPRFAGARVASGTANLAAEAAMRRETCEKALLLGASLAGQAAAEGIMALGTGDMGIANTTPSTALFCAYLGLAPEDITGPGTGLDAAGVRRKAGVVAKALRLHGAVLASGDPVAILAALGGLEIACLAGLILGAAARKLPIAVDGFISTAAYVAARAIAPAVADYAFVSHASAEPGYAAVADALGQKPLLDLGLRLGEGTGAVLALFLLRAGANIYNKMATFAVAGVDGGA from the coding sequence ATGTTCGCAAGCCTCGACGAAGTGTGCGCCGCCATCGCGCCCGTGGATGCCGGCCTCTTTCCCGCCGCCCAGGCCCACCTGGACAACCTGACCAAGCCGCGCGGGAGCCTGGGCCGGCTGGAAGAGGTCGCGGCGCGCCTTTTCGCCATCGGCGGCGGGAAGCCCCCCGGTGTCGATCCGGCCCGGGTCTACGTCTGCGCCGGGGACCACGGCGTGGCCGCCGAGGGCGTGAGCCTTTTCCCCCAGGCGGTCACCCGGCAGATGGTGGCCAACTTCCTGGCCGGCGGCGCGGGCATCAACGTCCTGGCCGACACCGCCGGCATCGATTTGCGCGTGGTCGACGCCGGCTGCCTGGGCGAGCCCTTCGCGCCCCATCCCCGCTTCGCCGGGGCGCGCGTGGCCTCGGGCACGGCCAACCTGGCGGCCGAGGCGGCCATGCGCCGGGAGACCTGCGAAAAGGCCCTGCTGCTCGGCGCCTCCCTGGCCGGCCAGGCCGCCGCCGAGGGCATCATGGCCCTTGGCACGGGCGACATGGGCATCGCCAACACCACGCCGTCCACGGCCCTTTTTTGCGCCTACCTGGGCCTGGCGCCCGAGGACATCACCGGCCCCGGCACCGGGCTTGACGCCGCCGGCGTGCGCCGCAAGGCCGGCGTGGTGGCCAAGGCCCTGCGCCTGCACGGCGCGGTGCTGGCCTCGGGCGACCCCGTGGCCATCCTGGCCGCCCTGGGCGGGCTGGAAATCGCCTGCCTGGCCGGGCTGATCCTCGGCGCGGCGGCGCGCAAGCTTCCCATCGCCGTGGACGGCTTCATTTCCACCGCCGCCTACGTGGCCGCCCGGGCCATCGCCCCGGCCGTGGCCGATTACGCTTTCGTCAGCCACGCCTCGGCCGAGCCCGGCTATGCCGCGGTGGCCGATGCCCTGGGGCAAAAACCGCTGCTCGACCTGGGGCTGCGCCTGGGCGAAGGCACGGGCGCGGTGCTGGCGCTGTTCCTCCTGCGGGCCGGGGCGAACATCTACAACAAGATGGCGACGTTCGCCGTGGCGGGCGTGGATGGCGGCGCTTAG